ATGTTATTCTTCCGTTTTCAATATCATTAAGCCCATTTTCGATTGAATGTCTTTCAACTTCTGAAATTGTGTCCCACCAGTCAGTTGTGGTCTTAGGATTATTTATTAAATACTTTATCTTCTCAAGTATTGTTCTGTCTTGAAGTCCAAGTATCCATTCTATAATATTAAGTTTTTCTGATTGAATATTTGCTGTATTCATAAATAATTATTTTTTTTCAAATATAAGAAAAAATCAATTACGCAACACAGAAAAAAGTATGCTGCCTAACATCCAGCTTCACTAATCTATACTGCAAACTGTTAAAAGTTGCGTTTTATTAAAACAAATTGTCAAATTGTTATATTGTTCAATTGTTAAAAAAAATCAATACTGTGTGCATTTCAAACAACAATTAAACAATTTAACAATACAGCAATAATTAGATATTTTACGCATTTTATTACCGTGCTTAGTATAATACAATAATATAAAATAACATTAACTATTGTTAATTGAATAAAAACCCCCTTCGTAAAATAAAATCATAGCTGCGTAAAATAAAACCGTAGTTATACGGAATTGCCGTTAAATACTAATATTTTACTGTTTATATTTGTACCTCTTTAAAGGGTTTTGAAATTTTTTAAGGTGTTTATATTTAATAAGAAAAAAGGAAAACTGAAATTCTATTTCAGTACAATAAGTAAAATTTGTAAAATACAATTATGAGAAAAGGATTTAAGGAATATTCAGAACGACTAAAACGGCTTGTTGCTATTATAAAACTTAAAAATAGCGGTAATGCCGAAACAATAGCTAAAAGATTTGATATTAGCGGACGGCAGGTTTATAATGACATCAATTATTTAAAAACGGAATACAATGCACCTATTGTTTTTAATCGTTCCATTAATAGTTATGAGTTTTGCAATACAGATTTTGAAATTGAAATTTTTGAAGTAAGAAAAAGTTGTAAAAATAACTAATGTCTTAGTTTCTGAAAGATGAAATTTTTAAGAAAATAATAAATAAAATTAGTATTAACCTTAAAACTAAAACCTATGAAAAAACTATTTGCATTATTAACTATAGTAGTACTGGGTGTTGCAGTTATTTTTCATTCTTGCAAAAAAGATGATAAAAACAACAATGAAAATAATGATAGTAATAAAAATACCACACAAGCTACTTGTAGCGATGAAATACAAAATCAAGGAGAGACGGGTGTTGATTGCGGCGGTCCTTGTCCTGCTTGCGAACATTGGACAAAGCAAACAAGTAGCGTGGCTTCTTGTTTTTATTCTGTTTTCTTTACCGATGCTAATACTGGATATATTGCTGGTCTTGGCGGGAAAATTCTAAAAACGACTGATGGCGGAACAAACTGGTCAGCACAAACAGTCGGAACACAACATTTATTGTCTATTTTCTTTATTAATGCTAATTTAGGATATATTGCTGGATGTGGTGGAACAGTTTTAAAAACAACAAACGGAGGTATTAATTGGGGTGGTAAACAATTAAGTGGAGGCAATGATTTAACTTCTATTTACTTTGCCGATGCGAATACAGGATATGCTGTTGGCTACAATGGAACAATTGCAAAAACAACAGACGGAGGAACCAATTGGTCAGAAACAGGTAATCCGCCTTATGATAGAATAAATTCCGTCTATTTTATTGATGCAAATATAGGATATATTGTTGGTGGTTATTACAGTACCTTAATTTGGAAAACCACTAATGGAGGCAATGATTGGACTCAACAATCCGGAGCAAGTGATTTAGCTTCCGTTTATTTTACCAATGCAAATATAGGATATGCAGTTGGGTTACAAGGGCAAATAATAAAAACCACAAACGGGGGCTCGAACTGGACAGCACAAACAAGCGGAACTACAAATGATTTAACTTCCGTTTACTTCATTGATGCTAATATAGGATATGTTGTAGGTGATATTAATACCACAACAAATATGGGAATAATTTTGAAAACCACAAACGGAGGCACTAACTGGACAGTTCAAAGTAGCGGAATCGCTAAAAAATTACATTCAGTATATTTTATCAATGCAAATACAGGTTGTATTGTAGGCGATTGTGGTACAATTTTAAAAACAGGTAATTAAAGAGTAATAGAAAATAAATAAAAATAACAAACAATAAAATTAATATTAACCTTAAAAATTAAAAAATCATGAAAAAAATATTTACATTAATGGCTTTAGCAGCATTGGGAACAGCACTTGTTTTCCATTCCTGCAAAAAGGATGATAAAAATAATAACAGCAATAGCAATAATAACAATACCACACAAGCTACATGTAGCGATGGAATACAAAACCAGGGAGAAACAGATGTTGACTGCGGA
The Bacteroidales bacterium DNA segment above includes these coding regions:
- a CDS encoding YCF48-related protein; the encoded protein is MKKLFALLTIVVLGVAVIFHSCKKDDKNNNENNDSNKNTTQATCSDEIQNQGETGVDCGGPCPACEHWTKQTSSVASCFYSVFFTDANTGYIAGLGGKILKTTDGGTNWSAQTVGTQHLLSIFFINANLGYIAGCGGTVLKTTNGGINWGGKQLSGGNDLTSIYFADANTGYAVGYNGTIAKTTDGGTNWSETGNPPYDRINSVYFIDANIGYIVGGYYSTLIWKTTNGGNDWTQQSGASDLASVYFTNANIGYAVGLQGQIIKTTNGGSNWTAQTSGTTNDLTSVYFIDANIGYVVGDINTTTNMGIILKTTNGGTNWTVQSSGIAKKLHSVYFINANTGCIVGDCGTILKTGN
- a CDS encoding HTH domain-containing protein, producing the protein MRKGFKEYSERLKRLVAIIKLKNSGNAETIAKRFDISGRQVYNDINYLKTEYNAPIVFNRSINSYEFCNTDFEIEIFEVRKSCKNN